From the Anguilla rostrata isolate EN2019 chromosome 5, ASM1855537v3, whole genome shotgun sequence genome, the window CAATAAGGAAATTGACTTCAGATGCACAGGCGATGATAACTGTTGGAATGCCGTTATCACGATGGCTCTGATTAATTTCCAGAACAGAAGGGCCATTCAGGATTTTAAAACACGACAGGAGACCGAGAGCACTTCGCCTGGGCAACAGGAAAGGCGACTGGCAAGGGCGCCGTAAGAGCCGTGCCGCAATGCTGTCCATGGAATTCCATAGGTAAGGCGCGTGCGCTGGCCAGtcttaaaaaagtaaatgactGTCATATGAAAGaatgattaaaatgtgcatatcaACGAACCGCTTTAAAATTACACTCtagttaatataaaaaaatgaatcgcATATGGTCTACTTCCATTAGCCGAAGTCCAGCGTAGACTATTTGGCACAAGTTTACTTTCTCCTCTCTCGAATATTTCAACGTTGGTTAGCCAATACAATCACGGTTTCTATTAATACCTATGTCACCATGCTGTATTCAAAAAGCCTTCCAATGTCCTAACATCTTGACGGCATATTGACtttatttatctgtgtgttttccGAATAGTTACTCCTATACCATGTTATTCTGGACCATGACGAATATTTGGACCAAACGAAAACGGACTCTGGTCAGAAGATGAAGGATTGTACGAGACAGACGCGCGTCCTTGAGGAACTTCAGATAGCTTATCCTGGAACCTTAAGGCTTCTATGAAAAGAAGAGACAATTTCAAAACTTGCTACCAAAGACTGAATACTATACCCTTAAGCGTAGGCTTTGATGGTAGAAACGCCTTGCGATTgacagtatatatttatttattttttgcaaaaagtGATCTGTATGAATACACAAGTGTTGTATAAATTATTTACTATTTCGtcgtgtatttatttaaatcaatgtTTTATAGTCCAGTTTTGTTGCATTTGCTTTGATAACTTAAACCATGTTTTGTTACACGTCGAGAGCCAaaagtgcttttatttgttCACTTGAACGAAACGTACAGCAACTGTCATCACCTTATTTTCAGCTTAGCCTGAATAAAGTTTCTAAGTAAAAACGCAAATGTCATGTGCCATCATTGCAGAATGAAACCCAGTAAGGAATCGATGTGTGCTCTACAAATCATGCACCATTTCAAGATTTCAAGATCTTAAACCCACTCcggtatatatattttaaaaaaaccagtcGGCTAACCCATTCATTTTATCTCCAAGGTACCCAACggataaacaaaacaaaaaatttgaggttaaaaaaaaaatccccactCTGTCAGCTGATCCCAATTTTTATCAATGACTCCACTCTGGCACCTCCCTTTCACTCATTGTCTGAATTAATGTCTTCCTCTTCTGACTCATTCGTGTTGGAATTCAGATAAGGGTTGCGGTTTGAAAAGGTAAGTTCTCAGGTAGCACCTTCAGAGGCATCTTTAATCCAAGCGTTGGCGAACGCTCTCCTCTGTCCATGTACGACTACAGTATACACCAAAAGCGGAAGTGGAAACAATCTCACTGGGTTAATGCTGTAAAATCCTAAGTGGGAGATTCATGCTAGATTTCCCTGGTTAACCCATACATTGTGTTAGGCATCTTGGGTTATatcccatttgaaaatgtatgtttattgttgaggaaagaaatgaaaatgagcaattATTTGATACAATATTATTTAATCCCATTTAGGACTAATAATCCTGTGTATAATTAGAGAAATCATCTGTAGTACAACACATTCGCTGTTGACCATTCCTCCATACAGAATCCTTTGGTCTGTGCTCGTGGACTTTTTCCATTTCAAGCCACAAACACTTGAccaagtctggagactgagttGGGCATTTTACATTCAGCTCGCTATTTCTGGGTTGATTTTTAAGGTACGTTTGGGATCACCGTCTGGCTGAAAAACCCAGTTGTGAACTTCCTTGGGGTGTCcagaatttttgctttttttaatatttcaaactgGACTTCATGATTCCATTGACCTTAAAAGTGTACCAGAACCTGTATACACAAAACAACCCCATAACCAAAGAACCagtgtttttcttcaaatgcCAAACCCACCTctactgtgtgtgcatggtcaAAAAGCTCAGTTTTGGTTTCATCAAACCATAGCACCCAATTCCAAATAAAGACCAACACTGGTATGTTAATGCAGATTAACTGATTTATTACTTCTTGGATTATATTTAAAAGGATAATTATGAGTGTGAAtaacaaaatgactttttaaacaaatattcttttcacagaaattgtattaatgtaacataatgcattagaaaaaaagaatatactTCTCTCATGAGCATAcaatatagctcattacctgCATTGTTCTTTACTCATCTTTTTCATAGACATCCTTAGttttgtgtacacacacacacacacacacgcacatacgtaTGCCcagacacgcatacatacatatacagcacatacacacgtgtaaTGGCCCATTTCAGCccaaaatcttttaaaatgatgGGCCCTTTTCTATGAAGCACCATGCTAGAGAGAGCCACTGGCCACTGACTGCCTGAAGTGTGAGTGTCAGGAGTGAAGCTCTGAAGCTGTATCCATCTACAGTGAAGATCAGAGCAGATCAGAGAATCAGCACAACTGCATGGCCCCAGCGATGATCCCTCAAACCTGTCCCTGACCACACAGCTACAGGATCAGTGCCAAGGGAATGCCCATCCAAGCAGCCGGAGTTCAGGGAAgactgtgacctctgacctttaacCTTCAGTCAAATGCCACtcctttcttttaattttttccacTTGATGTAAATGACATTGGCAACTCCTCTCACTTCTGTAATGTCATTAAGACATTGCACCTCAATTACATAGCACCAAcagattaattaatattaagtCACTGCTGCTCTTAATTCAATCATTTAATAGAAAATAGTGTTATTCCCATAAACCTACTTGCTTACTATGAATGAATATATGTAGGGGGAGTCACAGGTTATTAGAGaattaaaatggttttcagACAGTGGAAATATAGGTACAATTTAAATTAAGAACATTTTactaaaactacatttttttcctgaacattTTCGTAATCACACTGAACAAACTGATAACAGAAAATTTTATCCTCTTCAAAGTTTATAGTTATTTggtgcaaatgttttttaaaaaaagtgaataacTTCATCTGAatgcaatgtacaaaaataaacatgacacAAAGTGATTAAGGCTGGATAAAAATCTGTGGAGATTCATCGTGTCTAAAGTGCATTCCCTCCAGGAGATCAGTTATTGTGGGTTTCAGTGCGTCCCACATTGCTGCCCAGCATGTAGAGGAACACCCCCACGTTGACGGCGAACTGGACGAACCCGAAGGAGGCCACGCCGTAGTTCTGGTAGAGGAAGCCCCCGATGGTGGGTCCGATGGTCCGCACCAGGGACATTTCGGAAGCACACAGCCCCAGCATTGTgcctgggaggggggtgaggggatgaTTTAGAGCATtcgctgatgatgtcacacacaaGCTATGTTTCCATTACGGCAGGGTTATAAAGCTGAGTTTGAACAAGCAGTGATGTATCCACGTGCTGGCGTCAAACCAGAAGTAAACTAGCTGTCTGAAGAAAAGGAACGGTTTAGTTCTGGTTTGGCAccaaagcacagcacagtctcccccaattctgttttttcaaCTTATATTAAAGCCGGTTAATACTCACAGCAAATTCTAATGTTAATTCCTGGTGGCGTTGCTAATAATGTTCCAGCAATTGTAGTCTGCAGTTCAAAAAGCAACTGTTTTCACTTGCGCACAAGCAGTCAAATATATGGAAACCTTACGGGGGGAACCTGGCTCCAGTTCGCATTGACACGGCCATGACTGGACAGCAGGCCGTGGGGAACATCGCTCACCTGTGTCTGAGGACGGCACGCTCTTGGTCAGCATGCTGTCCGTGATGACGTTGAACACGCTCAGGGAGAACATCATGGGAACTATGATGATGCAAAACTGGAACACGTTGGACATCAGCGCCTGGAACACAGGAACGCGCTTACATTACAGTTCACATGGAGGAACACGGCAACATGctgatgtgagtgagtgactgagtgagtgagtgagtgtacaggtgagctcagaaaaCACACCTGAGCCAGGCCCACTAGGCTGGTGATCCCAATGGTCAGGAGCAGAAGGGAACTTTCGGAGTATCTCCTGGTCAGCCACCCGATCGCCCCTCCCTGGACAACCTGGAGGAGTCACAACACAAAAAGCTGTGCTTCAGCCAATGGGACAGGGTtatgaggttgggggggggtgtcacacaCGTGCGGGGACACTCATGAGGAGGCAACAGCACACGGGCGTTCCTGACCCAGTCACACTCCACCTCTGATGAATGGAGAATGTTTGCTCTTGGTGTATCTAAACCAGACGGTAAATGTTTATCTGTCTCCTAACAATTAAGCAAGACTCCCATGTGTCCATTCTCTCTTGGGAGTCATAATACAATAAGGCTTCTTAACACACGTCCTCACATGCATCCGCACACACCCTAACAGCCCAGAGCCAGATGTACTTCAGCATAcaagagtgagaaaaaaaaagcgcagACGAACAAGAGTTCATGGTAAAACTGTAGTGCTCGGAGTGAACATACATAAATGtgtgcgtatacacacacacacacacacacacacacacacactgcaaggAACTCAATAAACAGAACTCAAAAGACAAGAGAATCATCATTAGCATTTTCGGCATTTCATTCTCAGGCAGGTAAAGGTCACAGGTGTGTTCTGTGCGTCTCCAGTAAATGACTCTCCCCACCAGGCTTTTCAGAGTAATGACAGTCACACAGATTTCTCAACGCACACAACGGCCTCTCATTtcccaacacacagacacagtaacgCCAGCATTAACCTTCTATCCAGGGCCAGGCCTTCTGAACCACGTAACGAGCTGCGTCACAAGCCCGGCTTGGGCAACGGCAGTGCGTCTGTGCTCCCGGAAACACACAATCGCCACCGCATGGGGACCCACGGCTGTGAACCGTCTCCACAGACAGCCCGGCACGTTCGCACTGCGATCATTACCAGCCGCCGGGGTCCGGGAAAGGAACTGCCCTCCACATGGGAGTGTTTACATTTGAATCAGGCTTTCTAAACAGTACGCTGTACATTTGGCTAATACGCGCAGAACTCTACGTCGACGTCACTGAGGTGTGTAATGGGAATATTGTGAAATTACCTTCACTTTACGGTCGGTAAAACTGCCAAGGGCGTTTCCAAgaaaaggaaatttaaaaaatctatctgCTGTCATAGTGGAATGCTTGGCATGAATTATATTCAACTGATGACGGAACACACATGGTCCTCATGTTCTCAAGTGACATTTTAAGGTGAGCTCATACCTCCGTGTGTTCTACTCTCTCAGGTGAgctcatttttgtgtgtgtgacagctctCACAGGTGAGCTGATACATTTGCCCTCTCTCACAGGTGAGCTCATACCTGTGTTGTCTCTCACAGGTGAGCTCATCCCAAATTCTGCTCTCTCACTGGTGAGCTCATACCTGTGTTCTCTCACTGGTGAGCTCATacctgtgttctctctcacaggTGAGCTCATACCTCTCTGTGTTCTAGTCTCTCACAGATGAGCTCAtacctgtgttctgctctctcACAGGTAAGTGCATACCTGGGATTTTGCTCACTGTGCAGAGAACCCTGGGAAAGCAGAGGCAGGAAGCTGCTTCAGCCTCCCGTTGCCGTGAGTGACGCTGATGAGagtcacctgcacacaccctgAGCCATCTCTTTCCCGCCATTATCGCTGCTGACTAACCCTCCACACCCTACCCTTCTGCCCTACTGTGTACATAAGGCGTGGgaacgtgtgtgcgtgccagtgtgtgtgaaagcgtAAGTATGTCAGagaatgtgtctgtgtagtCTTAGCATGCCTTCATGAAAACGGGGAAAGGATTcaggttttagttttgttttcctgtctgaTCTTAGTCAGCTTCAGTTGGCCTAAAAATCCGCTCCTCTCAATTTTCTGCAATTTAACCCCTGCTGGAGGTGCCATCTTCATAAGGTTTAGTGAAGTTTCCATGAGCAGCCATGTTTCCTTCGCAATATTTAACATGCATATTTTCCCTGACTCATCTCTTAGGGCCTCCACAGACAGTGCATTGTTTGTGAGCCCCCATACAAGCTCGAAGCCTGAAGTCTGGATGCCTGGGATAACTGAGGAAATGTTACCAACAGTGTGACAGAAAATGTCAAACCAGCCCCACGTTCTGGGAAACAGCCTGAATCATTCCAGACAAATGTTTGCCTCCGATACACAAAACGCGAAACATCCGTTTCATAATCACCAACACCCGTTTGTTTACTACACTGCTggggttatttatttactgcaatATTAACAAAACTGATTTTAAGTACAAACACACCACATGTATTCCTGCCTAAATTATTCTGAACTATTTTGAGTACCTAATCATATACGTAGGCATGCCTCTCTGCTGCCACATCCTCTGTAATTCAGCAGGGCGTGCACTAGAACGATAATCCTAGAAACATGCAGTTAGTGGCACAATGACCAAAAGAGAGAAGCAGGGATTCAGAGTTGGTCTTCGGCCTCAGTGCCGATGTAATGGCTGGAAAATGTAGATCCCTCAGACACCAAAGCAAGGCCGCAGGGCTGCGGAAAActgtggaattctgggtaaaAAGTCGCTGGGTTCATTTTTCATTGCAGCTCTaagggaggggtggtggggcgTTTTGGGCTTTGTGGACATGGGGAGGgaaggcacagacacagatttcTGTTCTTTCCTGACGCACACATTTCCACAGAAAATGAGAGACACCCTGGGGTGAGATCATGTGAGATGaagggagagacacagaaagcTCCGGAAGCCACCGGCGGGAATCAGAGGAGCTTGAGAGGGATGAGCGAAAAGCAACCCGGGGCTCACAGACTGGAGCACAATGAGGCCGGACTGTTTCTCCTCCACAGATGGTGTCTGCTTCCCAAATCCCCCTTTGTTCACTTCCAACCGTGGGAGTTAGGAATGTTTGGGAACTTTTGACAAATGTGGAAACTCTCTGCTGGCTGTAAATTTCTTGTACAATGCACATTGGATCAGGGATGAAATATGATAACCTGAGGTCaagtcagagacagagtgtgtgtgagagagaaaaagacaaagataACAAAGAGCACTTGACAACTCAATATGCCGTTGCTAAGAGATGAAATATGATCATATAACTGCTATATTATTTCAGCAGGACCCCTGGGAAGGAGTGGCAAATAAAACTGACAGCACCAGTCAATACGAACACACACTGTGGAATGTATCATTTCAGCTTCTAAGGTCTTAACCACAGAAACTGTTGAGACAACGAAACTAAGCTATGTATATGCAGCCATAAACGGTATACAGCTATAAGGTAAATGCACATAAGCTACGTATACGCAGATATAAGCTATGTGCAGCTACAAGCTAAATGCATCTATAAGCTATAAGCAGCTATAAGCTATACACAGCAATAAGCTAAACACAGCTGTAAGCCAAATGCAGTTATAAGCCATGTGCAGCTATAAGCTAAATGCAGCTATAAGCTATGTGCAGCTATAAGCTAAATGCAGCTATAAGCTATACACAGCAATAAGCTAAATACAGCTGTAAGCCAAATGCAGTTATAAGCTAAATGCAGCTATACGCTATGTGCAGCTATAAGCTATGTGCAGCTATAAGCTAAATGCAGCTATAAGCTATGCGCAGCTATAAGCTATGTGCAGCTATAAGCTAAATGCAGCTATAAGCTATGTGCAGCTATAAGCTAAATGCAGCTATAAGCTATGTGCAGCTATAAGCTAAATGCAGTGCTTTCTCAGTGTGCATTCTGGGTTCATTGAGGCGATAATGCAGGACAGTTAATTGCTCATCACGCCCAGAGGTAAAATGACCTTTGCTCAAAGGAAATGACTTCAGCAGTCTTGTTAAATTCCATGAGTACAGTGTGACTTGAGGGGAGGGGAAATCCCCTTCATACAGTACTGTGGAATATGACCAGCCTCCAGAGAGCCTTCAGACCTACATAACTTaaacagtttagtggtaggaatagacgagcagtgttgggctgaatggcctgttctcgccttaaattatgttatgctatgttatgttaaacAGTATAAAGTTTATGTGCTACCTGGCACTGGTGAGTAATCAGGGCGTTGATAACTTAAGTTATAAGTTATCTTATATATTCATATGCACGGCTGAACATTGCTACAGCCGCAAATATGACTAATCCATGACATAATCCATTATATAGGCCATTCaagtgtaacagtgtaacatTGCCAGAAGGGTATTACACAAAAGAAGTATTTCCTTACCTTAATAACTGTGGTTATTCGATACACGTAAGCGATTCTCTGACAGACCCACCTGTATATGAATGTCTTCCAGGCTTTTAAGAAGTACTACTAAACAGACAATGTTATGTGCAAACTCACAGAATTACATGCAATGATGCATGTACAGAACCAATCTTTCTTGAGTAGTTCACTGTGTTATGCAAGAGCCTGTAATGTATTTGGGGATATCGCCTGAATTTGGGGAAACCCAGGAAGTTCCAgtatggtggtggtggtggtggtggtggcgggggggggtccttACCATCTGCACCACCCCGAAGTACGCCATCAGGTAACCCGTCTGCTCCGCCTGCAGCTGGAAGAAGTTCATGGCGATGATGGAGAACATCATCTGGAAGATACcttcaggaggagagagggacggggagagaCAAGGGGAGATGGAGACAGTGAGATAAGATGGAGGGATTgatgaaggaaggaaggagaggaagaggtggggagagggagagaaagagacagagagatctAAGAGGATAGAACCGGCTACTTCTCTCTGCACTGATAGGTCTGCTGGTCATTGTAGACCGTAGAGGCCGTGGAAGGGCTCAGGGTCACCGTTCAAACTCCTGTTTTCAGTTACTGACCACGCGGGACCATCGACCACTTGTTTTTCCAGGTGTCAATCAAAGGCCAATTACAATGTCTCCTCTGTAGATACACAGCGGTCTGTGGCCTGCCGGGCCGAAGACATTCACATGAGCCTATGTGAAGCAGACACGCCCCGGAGCTCTTAATGAAGAGCAGCGTTTGTCGGGGTGTGCCGAGGTCAGGGAGTGGCTCAGGCTGGGCCTCGTGACCACGCCCCCCCCGAGCCTCTATCAAAGCAGAGAGAAGCGCCgtgcaggaagaggaagcgggTCTGAGAACTTCCTGCATGTCACACCCCGAGAGTCCTTCCCATGGAGGGCTTATCAACATGCCCCTGGCCCCCAGCGTGGCGAGCAGACGAGCGGGTGtacagaggcatgctgggaggagAGAGGCCCGCTGCGTGCGCTCCAGCGTGAGGCTCTGATCCTGTCAAACACACCCCAGATGAGCGGGATCACAGCTGAGACAAACACAGCTGTGAGTGTAATGCAGCGGAACACACATCTAAGCCTCTAAGCTCTGTTTCCCTCCGCACGGCCttacagggagggagagagagagagagagagatgaaaaacaAATCCTTTTTGAAGAATGAACCCTCCTTATGTCACTGTCTGTGGGGGAGACCAGAGATGCAAAATGAATCCCTCTTCAATTTAACTGAAGGTTTGTGATCATTCTCACAtcaatttgtttgtttaaaccCCATCCCTCTCTAAAACAATGGCAATAGAAAAGAGTAGAAAGTATGGAAAGTCCAAACATTTTGGCTAGCCAATGACTATCAGAGCTTAATTGGGCCTTTTGCAGTTTTGTGTACAGAATGGATGTGTGGAACACCTGTCAGATTACCTGTATGTGTAAACAGGGCTCTTTCTCCCAGTCAAAGGGAACCCGCAGTGAAGTGGACCTGTATGAAAGTGAACTCACCCCCCGGCAGACCAGAGACGATCTTGATGGTGAAGATCCTCATCACGCCAGGAAACCTCACCAGCCGTGTGATCTGGCCCAGGTTAAACACAGACGCTGTGGTGCCCGGCTCTGCAGACcaacacagaacatcacacccGTGTATCATCACACAGAACATTACGCTggtccagccaatcacagccttgGAGCCCAGGTAGATACATCTCACACTGCGATTGCAGATGGACTTTCTTACGTATGTAATTATGTATTATCCTGCTTATGAAATACAGCCTTCCTGAGGGCAGGGGTTTGTTCTGTATTGTGGTTACGGTGGAATGGGTTTCTTACTAGGTGCAGGGTCCTGATTGGACTGCTTCTTGGTGTGTTTGGGGATGAAGTTCAAAACTAGCAGCAGGTTGACGAAGCACCCGCAGGTGGCCACGCCCGCAGTGACGGTGTCCCTGAGGAAGAGAGTCTGAATTGGGAGTTGCTCCTCCTCACATTTATACCTCTGGAGTGGATTATCCAGGGAATCAGTGGCCCCCATATACCAGTATCCACATTCCCACAGACAGACCAGCCAGACTGGGCTAAAAGCTGAGTGTGCATGCCTACAGCTTCATCCTAAactcagattcagattcagttcCGCTAACTGCTACATTTCCTTTGATAACATGTTACCTGTGataaccccacccccttgaCCATGACCATGCCCCTTTACCCAATGAAGACAAGGGGATTAGGAGTAGGACCCAAAGCCTGGGCTTGGGACATAGGGAACGTTTGAGTGAAGCAGTGCAGAAGAAAAGTAGGAAACGCTGGCATCCACAAGCTCGTCTGGCACTGGTCTGACTGTGGAAGTGAGGCTCTAGCATGCCTGAACGGCTTCAGTATGTGCCAACCCAGCAGGGTGTGAGACCGCGGATGTGGTGGTGTGGTGATTTAGCGACTTATCAGCGGCTCAGatggagctggagctgaagcACCCCCACACCGCCACTCCCCAACCTTCCCCTCCGCCTCTGCAGCCCGGCCCAAACCGGCGCTCCCCGCCGTGGCCCACGGTGCAGCGGGGCCGGAGGAAATGCCATTCCCCGCCCACGCGCCGCAGGGGCGCAGGGCCCGGGGGTCTGCCCTGGCACCCCCGACCCGAACCCCTGACAGGAGGGCTGCGGCCCGGCCCGCCCACCCCGCCGAGCTCCTCAGAGCCCCGCAGCCAAGGCTCACAGCCATCTGCGGTGACTCATCCTCCAGCAATTCAGCCCGGTCCACTGACGCCTGCCCCCAGCGCACAGGGCCAGCGCTCAAGAAAGGCTTTCTGTGTACATGTTCACTATCAAAGATCCTtctgtgtatgggtgtgtgtgctaaccatgaaatgtgtgtgtgtgtgtgtgcgtgccgaTTATGAAGTGTGAGGGTCTGTGCATGCCAACCAcgaagtatgtgtgtgtcagtgtgccaaCTATGAAATATATGTGCCAACTATAGTGTtcctaagtgtgtgtgtgtgtttgtcattcTTTACAGGgctgactgtgagagagccggGCCACAGGACTAGTCTTGTTTCCATTACATCATTACTTAAAGGTGAGCTAAAACGCTGCCCAGATCTCTACAGCTGCTTCCACAGGCTGAAAGCTCCCCATGTGCTAGGGCAGTTATCACTGGGGGAAGTGCATGTTTACCTGCTGTTAGCAGAGCCCTTTCAGCCATTGTGGCTCAGTGTGGAGTCCAGGCTACCAGACGCCCCGATAACTATGCATCACATATTTACAACATAATAACTGTATATGTCATCTTACTTGCCAAGTGAGACTGAAGGCCAGGGAGACCAAAGTGAGTCCAGGCGAGTGTTGGGCTGCAGACTGGCTGGGGGGTGTCAGCggttttggtgggggggggagaaggcaAAGTCTGTGGGAACACGTAAGCACCCACTACGGATCCAGGAGAGGCAAGCAAGCTGCAACATGCCTGTCACCGAATActgcatcaccatggaaacatgTCAAGTCAGCAACAACCATCGTCCAGATGAAGAGAGGTGCTAAATTAGGTTGTGGGGTTTCTGATGAGCGATGAGCAGTGGGAGTGCGGGCGTTTGGTTTTGTTGTGCAGTTCATCTCCGACTGTTCCCTGCAGGTGAGTATGGGAAGCATCGCTCAAGTGCCGTCTAGACAGGCCGGCCCCCCGCCTCTGGCTAATGACATCATACAGGAGCTTATTCATTATTAAAGCAGAGTGCCAACTCACACCTGCATAATTTCCACTTGTTGAAcacacttttttccccaatttgaatttgaattcagGACTGGATCTATAAAAACCTGCAGACTACTGGAATGTAGagtatatgaataataaataccCAAAACGTTGTTTGCATGTAAGTATTTGACTGGGAGCATTTTCAGTATTTGATTTCAGGgatgtatttaaaaacacatactTTACCCTCTAATGtacaataaacaacaaacacagcactgcaggattttacatttaaattttttattaaagcagAGCAAGACTGCCGACTCCCCTTCAGCATTTTATCCACTATATTCAGACGGGGGAGAAGCAGAGATaggatcacagcacagaaagtaCCCTGGCAGGGAATGGAGCCACATGAGGGGATCTGTGCGTGGGGTAAGAGTCACCCACCCTCTGGGACAGTCTTAAAGGCATGAAGCCAAGACGCCAAGGAAGGAGAGGGCAAAGGAGAGGCCCGtggcactgcagtgtgtatagccccgcccactcccactcccacgcACGCGTATCCCCCACACTCTGCACTGTGTAATTACGGTCATGGAGCCTGAAGCCTGGGTGGGTGACTCAGACAGGAGCCCAGCCGACTTCCGAAAAAACTCCCCTTTCTTTTCAGAGCAGAGGCTGGTAAAAGCTGGCCTGACTGAGGCAGCCAGTAGCGTGATTGCAGGCCTCCCCCACAGCAGCAGGCCCGGTCCTGTCCTTCAGACGCGTTTCAACAAGCCCTGCACCACGGATATTTTAATCCGCATATTTAATGAACTACAGCACCACCGCAGCATACTGGAATTGGTCCCTATCCCCACCGCCTGAAGACAACATAAAAaacctttgtgtgtgcgtgtgtgttcaccCCTAGAGGGCAGTGCTGGCATGCAGGACATGATACTTGATGTTGCACGTTGTTTATAAATCATCATGTGATACGTGACATCGTTTTGCACCACCGCTAAGAACAAGAGAAGGACACTGACTGCCACGCTCAATGTCAGCGTCAATTCCCATAAAAACACAGACCAATCCAGAGCACTTCAAGAGTTCATAGACAGTA encodes:
- the slc22a18 gene encoding solute carrier family 22 member 18 isoform X2, whose product is MPGQEANSQAVPDPRTAANARRIIFITYIIAMVDITCIFLQISVTPYLAKRLGFDTIWFGYLQTMVGIIQLFGGPLYGRFGDLFGARAAFTLSSVASIVFYVLLGLANSMPMLFIQKLPTVFMHTLSGAQMVVADLTEPDQRADSLAKLGLCFAIGMIAGSSLGGMLSTRYGDTVTAGVATCGCFVNLLLVLNFIPKHTKKQSNQDPAPKPGTTASVFNLGQITRLVRFPGVMRIFTIKIVSGLPGGIFQMMFSIIAMNFFQLQAEQTGYLMAYFGVVQMVVQGGAIGWLTRRYSESSLLLLTIGITSLVGLAQALMSNVFQFCIIIVPMMFSLSVFNVITDSMLTKSVPSSDTGTMLGLCASEMSLVRTIGPTIGGFLYQNYGVASFGFVQFAVNVGVFLYMLGSNVGRTETHNN
- the slc22a18 gene encoding solute carrier family 22 member 18 isoform X1 produces the protein MKSTESPTLVVVKMPGQEANSQAVPDPRTAANARRIIFITYIIAMVDITCIFLQISVTPYLAKRLGFDTIWFGYLQTMVGIIQLFGGPLYGRFGDLFGARAAFTLSSVASIVFYVLLGLANSMPMLFIQKLPTVFMHTLSGAQMVVADLTEPDQRADSLAKLGLCFAIGMIAGSSLGGMLSTRYGDTVTAGVATCGCFVNLLLVLNFIPKHTKKQSNQDPAPKPGTTASVFNLGQITRLVRFPGVMRIFTIKIVSGLPGGIFQMMFSIIAMNFFQLQAEQTGYLMAYFGVVQMVVQGGAIGWLTRRYSESSLLLLTIGITSLVGLAQALMSNVFQFCIIIVPMMFSLSVFNVITDSMLTKSVPSSDTGTMLGLCASEMSLVRTIGPTIGGFLYQNYGVASFGFVQFAVNVGVFLYMLGSNVGRTETHNN